A genomic window from Candidatus Thermoplasmatota archaeon includes:
- a CDS encoding aminotransferase class IV — protein MTSWVDGRIVGDGEPSIPSADRGFLYGDGLFETLRVQDGAPLWWDEHLRRMAQGAAELGIPMPPEPAWRAAALALLDGARGRCRLRLVLTRGDGPPGFAPPPKPDPRMVLTFDPATLPEPPRLVALVRSGEPGLPRLKILAAPHAVLARREAARRGADDALLVDRRGRVVEATSATVLVARGGRLVTPPLSDGILPGVTRSIVLAWAQEAGVACEEASLYLGDVRGADEILLASSVAGVLPARAVDGRELPAREGPLARRVSEAFERACREVGPRAWKKSEKGNR, from the coding sequence ATGACAAGCTGGGTGGACGGGCGGATCGTGGGAGACGGGGAGCCTTCGATTCCCTCCGCGGACCGGGGCTTCCTCTACGGCGACGGCTTGTTCGAGACGCTGCGCGTGCAGGACGGCGCGCCGCTGTGGTGGGACGAGCACCTGCGCCGCATGGCGCAAGGGGCGGCGGAGCTTGGGATCCCCATGCCGCCCGAGCCGGCGTGGAGGGCGGCGGCTTTGGCGCTCCTTGACGGCGCGCGGGGGCGCTGCCGCTTGCGTCTTGTGCTCACGCGGGGCGACGGCCCGCCGGGGTTCGCGCCGCCGCCTAAGCCCGATCCTCGCATGGTCCTCACCTTCGATCCCGCGACGCTTCCCGAACCGCCGCGGCTTGTGGCGCTCGTGCGTTCGGGCGAACCCGGTCTCCCGCGGCTCAAGATCCTCGCCGCTCCCCACGCGGTTCTCGCGCGGAGGGAGGCGGCGCGGCGGGGCGCCGACGACGCGCTGCTCGTCGACCGCCGCGGCCGCGTGGTGGAAGCCACGAGCGCCACCGTGCTCGTCGCGCGCGGGGGCCGCCTCGTCACGCCGCCGCTTTCGGACGGGATCCTGCCCGGCGTCACGCGCTCGATCGTCCTCGCGTGGGCGCAGGAGGCGGGCGTCGCGTGCGAGGAGGCGAGCCTGTACCTCGGCGACGTGCGCGGGGCGGACGAGATCCTCCTTGCTTCAAGCGTCGCGGGCGTGCTTCCGGCGCGAGCCGTCGACGGGCGGGAATTGCCGGCGCGCGAGGGGCCGCTTGCGCGACGCGTCTCCGAAGCCTTCGAGCGCGCGTGCCGCGAAGTGGGGCCGCGCGCGTGGAAAAAAAGTGAAAAAGGAAATCGTTAA